In Terriglobia bacterium, the genomic window GGAGCAGCGCTACGGAAGATCCTCGCTCGCTTTGGTGAAGTCAGGCCTTTCGCTTCCGAGGGAGGAAGAACCAACCGCGGTCTTCGGGGTGATATTCGGTCACTGCTCGACTCATTAGGCGAATTCCCGCTGGACCAGGTGCAGGGTGAGGAACGTGTCCGGTTACTCCGAACCGCTCAACAATACCTCGTCGAAAAAGTGGGCGAATATCACAGCCGCGAAAGACTCAAACCCGTATTTGACCAGTCCAAAACCAGTGTTGATTTCATCAAGTCTCTGTTGAGCCTTGCAAAAGAACAAGGGAAGTCCGAGAGTGTCCCGCTTTTAGTTGGAGGTTGAAGAGCGGCGCTCGGGATCATGTTACGCGACCTCCTGCTTAGTCGCAGCTTTTTCTGTTTCTCCTCTTCCTAGGATTGCTCTCAGTTGCCAGATGTCCTTCCAGCCCA contains:
- a CDS encoding DUF4928 family protein, which produces MTKEEQAVRAAVSTWFNSLSKHRAGLPAKGSVAGALVVLERLQKAFDLSIDAHTARGGSQISGAGGAALRKILARFGEVRPFASEGGRTNRGLRGDIRSLLDSLGEFPLDQVQGEERVRLLRTAQQYLVEKVGEYHSRERLKPVFDQSKTSVDFIKSLLSLAKEQGKSESVPLLVGG